One Streptomyces sp. V4I8 genomic window carries:
- a CDS encoding very short patch repair endonuclease: MSEDPVWEAPEGSWASSAARRRNMQAIRSRDTAPERLIRRLVHARGLRYRVAARPLPDLRRTADMVFRPAKVAVFIDGCYWHGCPEHYVPPKTNPGYWSAKVLRNMERDRDTDQRLREAGWLVLRFWEHEPSDICVSKITEAVIARRDAGSQPS, translated from the coding sequence GTGTCCGAAGACCCCGTATGGGAAGCTCCAGAAGGTTCCTGGGCTTCGTCTGCAGCCCGCCGCCGGAACATGCAAGCGATCCGCAGCCGCGATACCGCCCCAGAGAGGCTGATCCGACGGCTAGTCCATGCACGAGGACTGCGTTATCGGGTCGCTGCCCGGCCGCTGCCGGACTTGCGTCGGACAGCGGATATGGTATTCCGTCCGGCAAAGGTGGCCGTATTCATCGACGGCTGCTACTGGCACGGCTGCCCCGAGCACTACGTCCCGCCGAAGACCAACCCGGGATACTGGTCAGCGAAGGTACTTCGGAACATGGAACGCGACCGCGACACGGACCAACGGCTCAGGGAAGCGGGATGGCTCGTACTCCGCTTCTGGGAGCACGAGCCATCAGACATCTGCGTAAGTAAGATCACAGAGGCTGTTATTGCGCGCCGAGATGCGGGATCACAGCCTTCCTGA